A region from the Afifella aestuarii genome encodes:
- a CDS encoding BA14K family protein, producing MGLGLALGSAMAQPRYYAAPPAYAGARPAPWSREWYAYCASKYRSFDPRSGTFQPYHGPRRLCR from the coding sequence TTGGGCCTCGGGCTTGCTCTTGGCAGTGCCATGGCGCAGCCGCGCTATTATGCGGCTCCGCCGGCCTATGCCGGCGCGCGGCCCGCCCCTTGGTCGCGCGAATGGTATGCCTATTGCGCCTCGAAGTACCGCAGCTTTGATCCGCGCAGCGGCACATTCCAGCCCTATCACGGCCCGCGCCGCCTCTGCCGCTGA